One segment of Streptosporangium brasiliense DNA contains the following:
- a CDS encoding glycosyl hydrolase produces MHPSSRTTGPDSPQPRERRPARRPWTRGRALVAGVAAAMVAGMFGLGLTRSAEAAPVGAGSYADTLPAGRSLPTGCGSVSTNPRQWVTANAPAGAVPTNDWWSSILYKRTDCAYGEPLHAHPISYDTFGDGLGFSYTTTPAISGTATGVGEFHYPYVQDIRVGVAGLNSPDVKVDGWSDWTVTPYWSGGGRTMKATIGHGLPFAYFQVTGGDARITTSGAPAVWSNSGATVGFTANGHDYVAYAPAGATWTVAGTTISSSLAGKGFFSVAVLPAGGDRAALASTYGQYAHAHVTGTRVSYSYTPGSATLSTTYAFTTTARQGTATGTVIALYPHQWNHLTGSTPLPQTYTSARGQMKIVTGTQFRTSMKYTGVLPEVPAVGDGGGADLATVTALLNAEQGNPMDNRGDDTYWTGKGLGRAARIAEIADQLNLTSVRDAALGAIRTRLTDWFTASPGKTSRVFYLDPTWGTLIGYPASYGSDQELNDHHFHYGYYIAAAATLAKFDPDWARAGRYGGMVDLLIRDANNYDRGDTRFPYLRDFDIYAGHDWASGHGAFGAGNNQESSSEGMNFANALIQWGQATGNTAVRDAGVYIYTTQAAAIREYWFDVRDQNFPAAFGHSTVGMVWGDGGAYATWFSAEPEMIQGINMLPVTGGHFYLGDNPGYVTTNYNELTRNNGGPPTVWRDILWEFLALGNGDAALANFRANSGLTSEEGESRAHTFHWIRNLAALGTVDTSVTADHPLAKVFSKNGARTYVASNITGAAITVTFSNGTVLNVPAGKTVTSGAHTWSGGNAGGGSGPTPTPTPTPTPTPTVGPFAATRYPQAGGGLPGAPGTAGTVTLAAANGNHDGTPVNAQVFTATGLTAAHNGGATAFDLSVDAGTTVANGVQLRVSYDLTGDGSWDRVETYRYFATDPVAGWEHYTQAAGLQSSSGTLGDLSGGRVRVEVWNAIGGGTTTLGTGDRSLVRLPFG; encoded by the coding sequence ATGCATCCATCGAGCCGGACCACGGGTCCGGACAGTCCGCAGCCCCGCGAAAGGCGGCCCGCCCGCCGTCCCTGGACCCGCGGGCGCGCCCTCGTCGCCGGCGTCGCCGCCGCGATGGTGGCCGGCATGTTCGGCCTCGGCCTCACCCGTTCCGCGGAGGCGGCGCCGGTCGGCGCCGGCAGCTACGCGGACACCCTGCCCGCCGGCCGCTCGCTGCCGACCGGCTGCGGCTCCGTCTCCACCAACCCGCGCCAGTGGGTGACCGCCAACGCGCCCGCGGGGGCCGTCCCGACCAACGACTGGTGGTCGTCGATCCTCTACAAGCGGACCGACTGCGCCTACGGCGAGCCGCTCCACGCCCACCCGATCTCCTACGACACCTTCGGCGACGGCCTCGGCTTCTCCTACACCACCACCCCGGCGATCAGCGGGACGGCGACCGGGGTGGGAGAGTTCCACTACCCCTACGTCCAGGACATCCGGGTCGGCGTCGCCGGGCTGAACTCGCCCGACGTCAAGGTCGACGGCTGGAGCGACTGGACCGTCACGCCGTACTGGAGCGGTGGCGGCCGGACCATGAAGGCCACCATCGGCCACGGCCTGCCGTTCGCCTACTTCCAGGTCACCGGCGGCGACGCGCGGATCACCACCTCGGGTGCCCCGGCGGTGTGGTCCAACAGCGGCGCCACCGTCGGTTTCACCGCCAACGGCCACGACTACGTGGCCTACGCCCCCGCCGGCGCCACCTGGACGGTCGCCGGGACGACGATCAGCTCCTCCCTGGCGGGCAAGGGCTTCTTCTCGGTGGCGGTGCTCCCGGCCGGCGGTGACCGCGCCGCCCTGGCGAGCACCTACGGCCAGTACGCGCACGCGCACGTCACCGGCACCCGCGTCTCCTACTCCTACACCCCGGGCAGCGCCACGCTGAGCACGACGTACGCCTTCACCACCACGGCCAGGCAGGGCACCGCCACCGGCACCGTCATCGCGCTCTACCCGCACCAGTGGAACCACCTGACCGGCTCCACGCCGCTGCCGCAGACCTACACCTCCGCGCGCGGCCAGATGAAGATCGTCACCGGGACGCAGTTCAGGACGTCGATGAAGTACACCGGCGTGCTGCCCGAGGTGCCCGCCGTCGGCGACGGCGGCGGAGCCGACCTCGCCACGGTCACCGCCCTCCTCAACGCCGAGCAGGGCAACCCGATGGACAACCGGGGCGACGACACCTACTGGACCGGCAAGGGACTCGGCCGCGCCGCCCGCATCGCGGAGATCGCCGACCAGCTCAACCTGACCTCGGTCCGCGACGCGGCCCTGGGCGCCATCCGCACCCGTCTCACCGACTGGTTCACCGCCTCGCCGGGCAAGACCTCACGGGTCTTCTACCTCGACCCCACCTGGGGGACGCTGATCGGCTACCCGGCCTCCTACGGCTCCGACCAGGAGCTCAACGACCACCACTTCCACTACGGCTACTACATCGCGGCCGCCGCGACCCTGGCCAAGTTCGACCCGGACTGGGCGCGGGCCGGCCGCTACGGCGGCATGGTCGACCTGCTGATCCGTGACGCCAACAACTACGACCGCGGCGACACGCGCTTCCCCTACCTGCGCGACTTCGACATCTACGCCGGTCACGACTGGGCGTCGGGCCACGGGGCCTTCGGCGCGGGCAACAACCAGGAGTCCTCGTCCGAGGGCATGAACTTCGCCAACGCCCTGATCCAGTGGGGCCAGGCCACCGGCAACACGGCGGTCCGCGACGCCGGCGTCTACATCTACACCACGCAGGCGGCGGCGATCCGGGAGTACTGGTTCGACGTGCGCGACCAGAACTTCCCCGCGGCCTTCGGCCACAGCACGGTCGGCATGGTCTGGGGCGACGGCGGCGCCTACGCCACCTGGTTCAGCGCCGAGCCGGAGATGATCCAGGGCATCAACATGCTGCCCGTCACCGGCGGCCACTTCTACCTGGGCGACAACCCCGGCTACGTGACCACCAACTACAACGAGCTGACGAGGAACAACGGCGGGCCGCCCACGGTGTGGCGGGACATCCTCTGGGAGTTCCTCGCCCTCGGCAACGGGGACGCCGCCCTGGCGAACTTCCGCGCCAACAGCGGTCTCACCTCCGAGGAGGGGGAGAGCAGGGCGCACACCTTCCACTGGATCCGCAACCTGGCCGCCCTGGGCACGGTGGACACCTCGGTCACCGCCGACCATCCCCTGGCCAAGGTGTTCAGCAAGAACGGCGCCCGCACCTACGTGGCGTCCAACATCACCGGCGCCGCGATCACGGTGACCTTCTCCAACGGCACCGTGCTCAACGTCCCGGCCGGCAAGACGGTCACCTCGGGCGCCCACACCTGGAGCGGCGGCAACGCCGGCGGCGGCTCCGGTCCCACCCCGACGCCCACGCCCACCCCGACTCCCACTCCCACCGTGGGCCCCTTCGCCGCGACGCGCTACCCGCAGGCGGGCGGGGGGCTGCCGGGCGCCCCGGGTACGGCGGGCACCGTCACGCTGGCCGCGGCCAACGGCAACCACGACGGCACGCCCGTGAACGCGCAGGTCTTCACGGCCACCGGCCTGACCGCCGCCCACAACGGCGGGGCCACCGCGTTCGACCTCTCCGTGGACGCGGGCACCACGGTCGCCAACGGCGTCCAGCTCCGGGTCTCCTATGACCTGACCGGTGACGGGAGTTGGGACCGGGTGGAGACCTACCGCTACTTCGCCACCGACCCGGTGGCCGGCTGGGAGCACTACACCCAGGCCGCCGGCCTGCAGTCCTCCTCCGGAACGCTCGGCGACCTGTCCGGCGGCCGGGTGAGGGTGGAGGTCTGGAACGCCATCGGCGGCGGCACGACCACCCTCGGCACCGGCGACCGTTCCCTGGTACGGCTGCCGTTCGGCTGA
- a CDS encoding response regulator produces the protein MIRVLIVDDEVLVRSGLRMILEATGDVVVVGEACEGAEAVGAAVRLSPDVILMDVRMPGMDGLSAAAEIGRLPDPPKVIMLTTFDIDEYVHLALRAGAVGFLLKDTPPRDFAAAVRTVAAGNAMLAPTVTRRLISSFAEKGPSPAEAARKRLAVLTYRERQVLREVARGLSNAEIGRELTMSEATVKAHVSNSLAKLGLANRVQAAILVHDAGPFPG, from the coding sequence GTGATCCGAGTGCTGATCGTCGACGACGAGGTGCTCGTCCGGTCGGGCCTGCGCATGATCCTGGAGGCCACCGGCGACGTCGTGGTCGTCGGTGAGGCGTGCGAGGGCGCCGAGGCGGTCGGCGCGGCCGTCCGGCTCAGCCCGGACGTCATCCTCATGGACGTCCGTATGCCCGGCATGGACGGCCTCTCCGCCGCGGCGGAGATCGGCAGGCTGCCCGATCCCCCCAAGGTGATCATGCTGACGACGTTCGACATCGACGAATACGTCCACCTGGCCCTCCGTGCCGGCGCGGTCGGCTTCCTGCTCAAGGACACGCCGCCGAGAGACTTCGCCGCCGCCGTCCGCACGGTCGCGGCCGGCAACGCCATGCTCGCCCCCACCGTCACCAGGCGGTTGATCAGCTCCTTCGCGGAGAAGGGGCCGTCGCCGGCCGAGGCGGCGCGCAAGCGGCTCGCCGTGCTCACCTACCGTGAGCGCCAGGTCCTGCGGGAGGTCGCCCGGGGCCTGTCCAACGCCGAGATCGGCCGCGAGCTGACGATGAGCGAGGCGACCGTCAAAGCGCACGTCAGCAACTCCCTGGCCAAGCTCGGCCTGGCCAACCGGGTCCAGGCGGCGATCCTCGTCCACGACGCGGGCCCGTTCCCGGGCTAG